The following proteins come from a genomic window of Ptychodera flava strain L36383 unplaced genomic scaffold, AS_Pfla_20210202 Scaffold_94__1_contigs__length_393698_pilon, whole genome shotgun sequence:
- the LOC139129142 gene encoding myosin-IIIa-like, which yields MTQSTREQFNEIRDCLRAVGFTRDRHSGILAILGEESHFPQATDKSLATKLHSGPGKTGNTVYFAPKDDGVSFAIMHYAGKVTYNLVGVLNKNRDTLPNSIQFTMKTSSSLLIKRCSNHG from the exons ATGACGCAGAGCACCCGGGAACAATTCAATGAAATCAGGGACTGTCTGAGAGCTGTTGGTTTCACAAGAGAT AGACACAGTGGTATCCTAGCAATACTGGGTGAGGAGAGCCATTTTCCTCAGGCGACAGACAAATCCTTGGCAACTAAACTCCACAGCGGCCCAGGGAAGACGGGAAACACAGTATATTTCGCCCCGAAGGATGATGGAGTTTCATTTGCTATTATGCACTATGCCGGCAAG GTGACATACAACTTGGTCGGAGTTCTGAACAAGAACAGGGACACTCTGCCAAATTCCATTCAGTTTACAATGAAAA CCAGTAGCAGCCTACTCATCAAGAGATGTTCCAATCACGGCTGA